From Peromyscus maniculatus bairdii isolate BWxNUB_F1_BW_parent chromosome 8, HU_Pman_BW_mat_3.1, whole genome shotgun sequence, a single genomic window includes:
- the Csnk1d gene encoding casein kinase I isoform X1, whose amino-acid sequence MELRVGNRYRLGRKIGSGSFGDIYLGTDIAAGEEVAIKLECVKTKHPQLHIESKIYKMMQGGVGIPTIRWCGAEGDYNVMVMELLGPSLEDLFNFCSRKFSLKTVLLLADQMISRIEYIHSKNFIHRDVKPDNFLMGLGKKGNLVYIIDFGLAKKYRDARTHQHIPYRENKNLTGTARYASINTHLGIEQSRRDDLESLGYVLMYFNLGSLPWQGLKAATKRQKYERISEKKMSTPIEVLCKGYPSEFATYLNFCRSLRFDDKPDYSYLRQLFRNLFHRQGFSYDYVFDWNMLKFGASRAADDAERERRDREERLRHSRNPATRGLPSTASGRLRGTQEVAPPTPLTPTSHTANTSPRPVSGMERERKVSMRLHRGAPVNVSSSDLTGRQDTSRMSTSQRSRDVSSLRLHAARQGARCRPQRPRRTTY is encoded by the exons ATGGAGCTGAGGGTCGGGAACAGGTACCGGCTGGGCCGCAAGATCGGCAGCGGCTCCTTCGGAGACATCTATCTCG GTACGGACATTGCTGCAGGAGAAGAAGTTGCCATCAAGCTTGAATGTGTCAAAACCAAACATCCTCAGCTCCACATTGAGAGCAAGATCTACAAAATGATGCAGGGAGGAG TGGGCATCCCTACCATCAGATGGTGTGGGGCTGAGGGGGACTACAATGTCATGGTGATGGAGCTACTAGGACCGAGCCTAGAAGACCTCTTCAACTTCTGTTCAAGGAAGTTTAGTCTCAAAACTGTCCTGTTGCTTGCTGACCAAATG ATAAGTCGTATTGAATACATTCATTCGAAGAATTTTATCCACCGAGATGTGAAGCCAGATAACTTCCTCATGGGGCTGGGAAAGAaaggcaacctggtctacatcatTGACTTTGGTCTGGCCAAGAAGTACCGGGATGCCCGCACTCACCAGCATATCCCCTATCGAGAGAACAAGAACCTCACAGGGACGGCACGCTATGCCTCCATCAACACGCACCTTGGCATTG AACAATCTCGAAGGGATGACTTGGAGTCTCTGGGGTACGTGCTGATGTACTTCAACCTGGGCTCTCTCCCCTGGCAGGGGCTGAAGGCTGCCACCAAGAGGCAGAAGTATGAGAGGATCAGTGAGAAGAAGATGTCCACTCCCATTGAAGTGCTGTGCAAGGGCTATCCTT ctgAATTTGCCACATACCTGAATTTCTGCCGTTCCTTACGTTTTGATGACAAACCTGACTACTCCTACCTGAGACAGCTCTTCAGAAATTTGTTCCATCGCCAGGGCTTCTCTTACGACTATGTGTTCGACTGGAACATGCTCAAATTT GGTGCCAGCCGAGCTGCAGATGATGCTGAGCGGGAACGCCGGGACCGAGAGGAGCGATTAAGACACTCCCGGAATCCAGCCACCCGTGGCCTCCCTTCTACAGCTTCCGGCCGTCTGCGGGGAACCCAGGAAGTGGCTCCCCCAACGCCCCTTACCCCTACCTCACACACGG CCAACACCTCTCCTAGGCCCGTCTCTGGCATGGAACGAGAACGGAAAGTGAGCATGCGGCTGCACCGTGGGGCACCAGTCAACGTCTCCTCATCTGATCTCACGGGCCGACAAGATACCTCTCGCATGTCCACCTCACAG AGGAGCAGGGACGTGTCGTCTCTCCGGCTGCACGCGGCCCGCCAAGGTGCCCGCTGCCGTCCCCAGCGCCCACGACGCACCACCTACTGA
- the Csnk1d gene encoding casein kinase I isoform X3 — protein MELRVGNRYRLGRKIGSGSFGDIYLGTDIAAGEEVAIKLECVKTKHPQLHIESKIYKMMQGGVGIPTIRWCGAEGDYNVMVMELLGPSLEDLFNFCSRKFSLKTVLLLADQMISRIEYIHSKNFIHRDVKPDNFLMGLGKKGNLVYIIDFGLAKKYRDARTHQHIPYRENKNLTGTARYASINTHLGIEQSRRDDLESLGYVLMYFNLGSLPWQGLKAATKRQKYERISEKKMSTPIEVLCKGYPSEFATYLNFCRSLRFDDKPDYSYLRQLFRNLFHRQGFSYDYVFDWNMLKFGASRAADDAERERRDREERLRHSRNPATRGLPSTASGRLRGTQEVAPPTPLTPTSHTANTSPRPVSGMERERKVSMRLHRGAPVNVSSSDLTGRQDTSRMSTSQNSIPFEHHGK, from the exons ATGGAGCTGAGGGTCGGGAACAGGTACCGGCTGGGCCGCAAGATCGGCAGCGGCTCCTTCGGAGACATCTATCTCG GTACGGACATTGCTGCAGGAGAAGAAGTTGCCATCAAGCTTGAATGTGTCAAAACCAAACATCCTCAGCTCCACATTGAGAGCAAGATCTACAAAATGATGCAGGGAGGAG TGGGCATCCCTACCATCAGATGGTGTGGGGCTGAGGGGGACTACAATGTCATGGTGATGGAGCTACTAGGACCGAGCCTAGAAGACCTCTTCAACTTCTGTTCAAGGAAGTTTAGTCTCAAAACTGTCCTGTTGCTTGCTGACCAAATG ATAAGTCGTATTGAATACATTCATTCGAAGAATTTTATCCACCGAGATGTGAAGCCAGATAACTTCCTCATGGGGCTGGGAAAGAaaggcaacctggtctacatcatTGACTTTGGTCTGGCCAAGAAGTACCGGGATGCCCGCACTCACCAGCATATCCCCTATCGAGAGAACAAGAACCTCACAGGGACGGCACGCTATGCCTCCATCAACACGCACCTTGGCATTG AACAATCTCGAAGGGATGACTTGGAGTCTCTGGGGTACGTGCTGATGTACTTCAACCTGGGCTCTCTCCCCTGGCAGGGGCTGAAGGCTGCCACCAAGAGGCAGAAGTATGAGAGGATCAGTGAGAAGAAGATGTCCACTCCCATTGAAGTGCTGTGCAAGGGCTATCCTT ctgAATTTGCCACATACCTGAATTTCTGCCGTTCCTTACGTTTTGATGACAAACCTGACTACTCCTACCTGAGACAGCTCTTCAGAAATTTGTTCCATCGCCAGGGCTTCTCTTACGACTATGTGTTCGACTGGAACATGCTCAAATTT GGTGCCAGCCGAGCTGCAGATGATGCTGAGCGGGAACGCCGGGACCGAGAGGAGCGATTAAGACACTCCCGGAATCCAGCCACCCGTGGCCTCCCTTCTACAGCTTCCGGCCGTCTGCGGGGAACCCAGGAAGTGGCTCCCCCAACGCCCCTTACCCCTACCTCACACACGG CCAACACCTCTCCTAGGCCCGTCTCTGGCATGGAACGAGAACGGAAAGTGAGCATGCGGCTGCACCGTGGGGCACCAGTCAACGTCTCCTCATCTGATCTCACGGGCCGACAAGATACCTCTCGCATGTCCACCTCACAG AATAGCATTCCTTTCGAACACCACGGCAAGTAG
- the Slc16a3 gene encoding monocarboxylate transporter 4, with product MGGAVVDDGPTGIKAPDGGWGWAVLFGCFIITGFSYAFPKAVSVFFKELMHEFGIGYSDTAWISSILLAMLYGTGPLCSVCVNRFGCRPVMLVGGLFASLGMVAASFCRSIIQIYLTTGVITGLGLALNFQPSLIMLNRYFNKRRPIANGLAAAGSPVFLCALSPLGQLLQDHYGWRGGFLILGGLLLNCCVCAALMRPLAAPKARAGTGPHVPQRPSKHLLDLSVFRDRGFLIYAVAASIMVLGLFVPPVFVVSYAKDLGVPDTKAAFLLTILGFIDIFARPTAGFITGLKKVRPYSVYLFSFAMFFNGFTDLTGSTASDYGGLVVFCIFFGISYGMVGALQFEVLMAIVGTQKFSSAIGLVLLLEAVAVLIGPPSGGKLLDATKVYKYVFILAGAEVLTSSLVLLLGNFFCIRKRPEVTQPEEVASEEKLHKPPVDSRVDSREVEHFLKGQPEKNGEVVHTPETSV from the exons ATGGGAGGAGCCGTGGTGGACGATGGTCCCACCGGAATCAAGGCCCCTGATGGCGGCTGGGGCTGGGCAGTCCTCTTCGGCTGTTTCATCATCACGGGTTTCTCCTATGCCTTTCCCAAAGCAGTCAGCGTGTTTTTCAAGGAGCTCATGCATGAGTTTGGGATTGGCTACAGCGACACAGCTTGGATCTCCTCCATCCTGCTGGCTATGCTCTACGGCACAG GGCcactctgcagtgtgtgtgtgaaccGTTTTGGCTGCCGGCCTGTCATGCTTGTGGGTGGCCTCTTTGCATCCCTGGGAATGGTGGCCGCATCTTTCTGCAGAAGCATCATTCAGATCTACCTCACCACAGGGGTCATCACTG GCTTGGGTCTGGCTCTCAACTTCCAGCCCTCCCTCATCATGCTCAACCGATACTTCAACAAAAGGCGCCCCATCGCCAATGGGCTGGCGGCAGCGGGCAGTCCAGTGTTCCTCTGCGCGCTGTCCCCGCTGGGGCAGCTCCTGCAGGACCACTATGGCTGGCGAGGTGGCTTCCTCATCCTGGGGGGCCTGCTGCTCAACTGCTGTGTGTGCGCCGCGCTCATGAGGCCGCTGGCGGCACCCAAGGCGCGTGCAGGGACCGGGCCCCATGTCCCCCAGCGGCCATCAAAGCATCTTTTGGACTTGAGTGTCTTCCGAGACCGTGGCTTCCTCATCTATGCAGTGGCTGCTTCCATCATGGTGCTGGGGCTCTTTGTGCCCCCAGTGTTTGTGGTGAGTTATGCTAAGGATCTGGGTGTGCCTGACACAAAGGCGGCCTTCCTCCTCACCATCCTGGGCTTCATTGACATCTTTGCCAGGCCCACAGCTGGTTTCATAACGGGGCTCAAGAAGGTGCGGCCCTACTCTGTCTACCTCTTCAGCTTTGCCATGTTCTTCAATGGCTTCACCGACCTGACAGGCTCCACAGCCAGTGACTATGGTGGCCTGGTGGTCTTCTGCATCTTCTTTGGCATCTCATATGGCATGGTAGGGGCTCTACAGTTTGAGGTGCTCATGGCTATCGTAGGCACTCAGAAGTTCTCCAGCGCCATCGGTCTCGTGTTGCTGTTAGAGGCTGTGGCTGTGCTCATCGGACCCCCATCAGGAG GCAAGCTGCTGGATGCCACGAAAGTTTACAAGTATGTGTTCATCCTGGCGGGGGCCGAGGTGCTCACCTCCTCCCTTGTGCTGCTGTTGGGCAACTTCTTCTGCATCAGGAAGAGGCCCGAGGTGACCCAGCCTGAGGAGGTGGCCTCAGAGGAGAAGCTCCACAAGCCCCCGGTGGACTCGAGGGTGGACTCGAGGGAGGTGGAGCACTTCCTGAAGGGACAGCCTGAGAAAAATGGGGAGGTGGTTCATACCCCGGAAACCAGCGTGTGA
- the Csnk1d gene encoding casein kinase I isoform X2, translated as MELRVGNRYRLGRKIGSGSFGDIYLGTDIAAGEEVAIKLECVKTKHPQLHIESKIYKMMQGGVGIPTIRWCGAEGDYNVMVMELLGPSLEDLFNFCSRKFSLKTVLLLADQMISRIEYIHSKNFIHRDVKPDNFLMGLGKKGNLVYIIDFGLAKKYRDARTHQHIPYRENKNLTGTARYASINTHLGIEQSRRDDLESLGYVLMYFNLGSLPWQGLKAATKRQKYERISEKKMSTPIEVLCKGYPSEFATYLNFCRSLRFDDKPDYSYLRQLFRNLFHRQGFSYDYVFDWNMLKFGASRAADDAERERRDREERLRHSRNPATRGLPSTASGRLRGTQEVAPPTPLTPTSHTANTSPRPVSGMERERKVSMRLHRGAPVNVSSSDLTGRQDTSRMSTSQIPGRVASSGLQSVVHR; from the exons ATGGAGCTGAGGGTCGGGAACAGGTACCGGCTGGGCCGCAAGATCGGCAGCGGCTCCTTCGGAGACATCTATCTCG GTACGGACATTGCTGCAGGAGAAGAAGTTGCCATCAAGCTTGAATGTGTCAAAACCAAACATCCTCAGCTCCACATTGAGAGCAAGATCTACAAAATGATGCAGGGAGGAG TGGGCATCCCTACCATCAGATGGTGTGGGGCTGAGGGGGACTACAATGTCATGGTGATGGAGCTACTAGGACCGAGCCTAGAAGACCTCTTCAACTTCTGTTCAAGGAAGTTTAGTCTCAAAACTGTCCTGTTGCTTGCTGACCAAATG ATAAGTCGTATTGAATACATTCATTCGAAGAATTTTATCCACCGAGATGTGAAGCCAGATAACTTCCTCATGGGGCTGGGAAAGAaaggcaacctggtctacatcatTGACTTTGGTCTGGCCAAGAAGTACCGGGATGCCCGCACTCACCAGCATATCCCCTATCGAGAGAACAAGAACCTCACAGGGACGGCACGCTATGCCTCCATCAACACGCACCTTGGCATTG AACAATCTCGAAGGGATGACTTGGAGTCTCTGGGGTACGTGCTGATGTACTTCAACCTGGGCTCTCTCCCCTGGCAGGGGCTGAAGGCTGCCACCAAGAGGCAGAAGTATGAGAGGATCAGTGAGAAGAAGATGTCCACTCCCATTGAAGTGCTGTGCAAGGGCTATCCTT ctgAATTTGCCACATACCTGAATTTCTGCCGTTCCTTACGTTTTGATGACAAACCTGACTACTCCTACCTGAGACAGCTCTTCAGAAATTTGTTCCATCGCCAGGGCTTCTCTTACGACTATGTGTTCGACTGGAACATGCTCAAATTT GGTGCCAGCCGAGCTGCAGATGATGCTGAGCGGGAACGCCGGGACCGAGAGGAGCGATTAAGACACTCCCGGAATCCAGCCACCCGTGGCCTCCCTTCTACAGCTTCCGGCCGTCTGCGGGGAACCCAGGAAGTGGCTCCCCCAACGCCCCTTACCCCTACCTCACACACGG CCAACACCTCTCCTAGGCCCGTCTCTGGCATGGAACGAGAACGGAAAGTGAGCATGCGGCTGCACCGTGGGGCACCAGTCAACGTCTCCTCATCTGATCTCACGGGCCGACAAGATACCTCTCGCATGTCCACCTCACAG ATTCCCGGTCGGGTGGCTTCCAGTGGTCTTCAGTCTGTCGTGCACCGATGA